From a single Brassica oleracea var. oleracea cultivar TO1000 chromosome C5, BOL, whole genome shotgun sequence genomic region:
- the LOC106344177 gene encoding protein UPSTREAM OF FLC-like: MESNIGGAGEVRRVKLVYFLSSRSGQVDQPHLLSVHHLSRNGVFLRDVKRWLAGVRGSAMPDQYCWSCKRRYKNGYVWQDLLDDDLITPISDNEYVLKGSEILLNNPKEESPHAEKKAWKTRNVGDGSIDAKENLLKSKFTSDIIHKESPVFCSQRSTATTSTVTDESTTNEEETFVLKKPGLKKVSGQGDGSTGKVSGNDTESGRTSVSSTTSSSSFIKGKSYSSARASQVLQNLIKCGGLDTNDAVLVPLNKPASRSFGAAWEDERRFQYQQHNARKSFEGAWNALKMKDTIEFCKPKVASSKSSMAPLCSQCGKSFKPEKMHSHMRLCLRMKSSLSKDDDLMTGNNTIRPNQQRCRNISGDPSGHQRVVRATLKE; this comes from the exons ATGGAAAGTAATATTGGTGGAGCTGGAGAAGTAAGAAGAGTGAAATTAGTATATTTCCTTAGCAGCCGTTCTGGTCAAGTTGACCAGCCTCATCTCTTGTCTGTTCATCATCTCTCCCGTAATGGTGTCTTTCTTCGAG ATGTGAAGCGATGGTTAGCGGGTGTACGAGGGAGTGCGATGCCAGACCAATACTGTTGGTCGTGTAAAAG GAGGTATAAAAATGGATATGTCTGGCAAGATTTATTGGATGACGATCTTATTACTCCCATCTCCGATAATGAATACGTTCTCAAAGGATCTGAGATTCTTCTAAACAATCCAAAGG AGGAGTCTCCTCATGCGGAAAAGAAAGCTTGGAAGACAAGAAACGTCGGTGACGGCAGTATTGACGCTAAAGAAAATCTACTGAAGTCGAAGTTTACGTCGGACATAATCCACAAAGAGTCTCCCGTCTTCTGCTCTCAACGTTCGACGGCGACAACGTCGACGGTCACCGATGAATCCACCACAAACGAAGAAGAAACGTTCGTTCTAAAGAAACCAGGTCTGAAAAAAGTATCCGGCCAAGGAGACGGGTCGACAGGAAAAGTGTCGGGTAACGATACAGAGTCAGGTCGAACAAGTGTATCGTCGACGACGTCGTCTTCGAGTTTTATTAAAGGTAAGAGCTATTCGAGCGCGCGTGCCTCGCAAGTGCTACAGAATTTGATAAAGTGCGGTGGTTTGGACACGAACGACGCCGTATTAGTGCCTTTGAATAAGCCTGCGTCTAGGTCTTTTGGTGCGGCTTGGGAGGATGAACGCAGATTCCAATACCAACAGCACAATGCTCG AAAAAGCTTTGAAGGGGCATGGAATGCCTTAAAGATGAAAGACACAATTGAATTTTGTAAACCAAAGGTGGCTTCAAGCAAGTCTTCTATGGCTCCACTATGCTC GCAATGTGGGAAGTCATTCAAACCCGAGAAGATGCATTCGCACATGAGGTTGTGTCTAAGAATGAAGAGTTCATTGTCGAAGGATGATGATTTGATGACGGGAAATAATACCATTAGACCGAACCAGCAACGCTGCAGAAACATTTCGGGAGATCCATCAGGACATCAACGTGTAGTGAGAGCTACTCTCAAAGAATAA